In Microbacterium sp. 1.5R, the following are encoded in one genomic region:
- the fbaA gene encoding class II fructose-bisphosphate aldolase translates to MPVATPDQYAEMLDRAKAGGFAYPAFNVSSSQTINSVLQGLTEAGSDGIIQVTTGGADYFAGHTVKARATGALAFARFATEVAKNYPITVALHTDHCPKDALAGFVEPLISASEDEVKAGRNPIFQSHMWDGSAVPLAENIEIAKDLLPRMKNINAILEVEIGVVGGEEDGVAHEGSNDALYTTFADVDQAVQALGLGEQGRYIAALTFGNVHGVYKPGGVKLRPELLGEIQQQVAEKYNTGAKPLDLVFHGGSGSTDEEIALAVANGVIKMNIDTDTQYAYTRAIADYMFKNYDGVLKVDGEVGNKKQYDPRAWGKIAETAMAARVVESTRQLGSYGQSQS, encoded by the coding sequence ATGCCCGTCGCCACCCCGGATCAGTACGCCGAAATGCTCGACCGCGCGAAGGCCGGCGGCTTCGCGTACCCGGCTTTCAACGTCTCGAGCTCGCAGACCATCAACTCCGTCCTCCAGGGCCTGACCGAGGCAGGTTCCGACGGAATCATCCAGGTCACCACCGGCGGCGCCGACTACTTCGCCGGCCACACGGTCAAGGCCCGCGCGACCGGCGCACTCGCCTTCGCGCGCTTCGCGACCGAGGTCGCGAAGAACTACCCGATCACCGTCGCGCTGCACACCGACCACTGCCCGAAGGATGCTCTCGCCGGCTTCGTCGAGCCGCTGATCTCCGCCTCCGAAGACGAGGTCAAGGCGGGACGCAACCCGATCTTCCAGTCCCACATGTGGGACGGCTCGGCCGTGCCGCTCGCGGAGAACATCGAGATCGCCAAGGATCTCCTGCCCCGCATGAAGAACATCAACGCCATCCTCGAGGTCGAGATCGGCGTCGTCGGCGGCGAGGAAGACGGTGTGGCGCACGAGGGATCCAACGATGCCCTCTACACGACGTTCGCGGACGTCGACCAGGCCGTACAGGCGCTCGGTCTCGGCGAGCAGGGGCGCTACATCGCAGCCCTCACGTTCGGCAACGTCCACGGCGTCTACAAGCCGGGCGGAGTGAAGCTGCGTCCCGAGCTCCTCGGAGAGATCCAGCAGCAGGTCGCCGAGAAGTACAACACCGGCGCGAAGCCGCTCGACCTCGTCTTCCACGGCGGTTCTGGTTCGACCGATGAGGAGATCGCCCTCGCGGTTGCCAACGGCGTCATCAAGATGAACATCGACACCGACACGCAGTACGCCTACACGCGTGCCATCGCGGACTACATGTTCAAGAACTACGACGGTGTGCTCAAGGTCGACGGCGAGGTCGGCAACAAGAAGCAGTATGACCCGCGCGCCTGGGGCAAGATCGCGGAGACGGCCATGGCCGCTCGCGTCGTCGAGTCCACGCGCCAGCTCGGCTCGTACGGCCAGTCCCAGAGCTGA
- the glpX gene encoding class II fructose-bisphosphatase, giving the protein MVSLTADLSPLRPDRNLAMELVRATEAAAIRAVPFIGRGAKEAADGAAVDAMRAFLGTVAFQGRVVIGEGEKDNAPMLFNGEEVGTGSGPECDIAVDPIDGTSLTAAGRQNALSVIAVSDRGSMLDASSVFYMDKLVTGPAGVGVVDIRLPIGENIRKLAGALGKPVDEIVVSVLNRPRHEQLIQEIRDAGAGTRLMSDGDVAGGINAARHAARTDMCVGVGGSPEGIVTACAIKALGGHIQGRLWPRDDDERQRGIDAGLDMDKVYEADDLVRGDNTIFVATGVTDGQLVAGVRREGGYIYTESVVLRGASGTLRRIASEHLVSKWL; this is encoded by the coding sequence ATGGTTAGTCTTACAGCGGATCTCAGCCCCCTTCGTCCCGATCGAAACCTCGCGATGGAGCTGGTGCGGGCCACTGAAGCAGCCGCCATCCGGGCCGTTCCGTTCATCGGTCGTGGCGCGAAGGAGGCGGCGGACGGCGCCGCCGTCGATGCGATGCGTGCCTTCCTCGGGACAGTGGCCTTTCAGGGGCGAGTGGTCATCGGTGAGGGCGAGAAGGACAATGCTCCGATGCTCTTCAACGGCGAAGAGGTCGGCACCGGCAGCGGCCCGGAGTGCGACATCGCGGTCGACCCGATCGATGGCACCTCGCTGACCGCAGCAGGACGTCAGAATGCGCTCTCCGTCATCGCCGTCTCCGATCGCGGATCGATGCTCGACGCGTCCAGCGTCTTCTATATGGACAAGCTCGTCACGGGCCCTGCCGGTGTCGGAGTGGTCGACATCCGCCTGCCGATCGGCGAGAACATCCGCAAGCTCGCGGGGGCTCTCGGCAAGCCGGTGGACGAGATCGTCGTCTCGGTGCTGAACCGTCCGCGTCACGAGCAGCTGATCCAGGAGATCCGGGATGCCGGTGCCGGGACGCGACTCATGAGCGACGGCGACGTCGCCGGCGGGATCAACGCGGCGCGTCACGCGGCCCGAACCGACATGTGCGTCGGGGTGGGCGGCAGCCCCGAGGGAATCGTGACGGCGTGTGCGATCAAGGCTCTCGGCGGTCACATCCAGGGGCGGCTCTGGCCTCGCGACGACGATGAGCGCCAGCGCGGAATCGACGCCGGCCTCGACATGGACAAGGTCTACGAGGCCGACGATCTCGTGCGCGGGGACAACACGATCTTCGTCGCCACCGGCGTCACGGACGGCCAGCTGGTGGCCGGCGTCCGACGCGAGGGCGGCTACATCTACACCGAGAGCGTCGTGCTGCGCGGTGCCTCGGGAACCCTTCGCCGGATCGCCTCGGAGCACCTCGTCTCGAAGTGGCTCTGA
- a CDS encoding DNA recombination protein RmuC, with amino-acid sequence MDALTLVLLLVALAAGAAAGWFLRGSRGAADLARAEAELAAARDDRDRQYDLYRDAVEHARLEQRAEAQRVQQQNAVLTALAPVRESLQQMQQKVSAIEQERHAQFGSLAEQLRRAQESDEALRSTTESLAGALRSTATRGVWGETQLRRVVEAAGLIRHVDFDLQSSISSDRGQGRPDMVIRLAGGTSIAVDAKVPLDAYLEASALPIGDAHETQRRSHMQKHVKAVRAHVDALAKKAYWTGLDASPEFVICFLPSESLLAAAIDEDPTLLDYAFTKKVALASPVNLWAVLKTVAYSWTQQEVSTEARALLNLGTQLYDRLGVLAGHADDLRRALERTVDSYNRFAGSLESRVLVTARQFPGISASTLDSAPPAITAQTRRFTSAELMSGSGAEIGSELRIPHAADDASAAPGTSIQADVGDVRGRVSDDESANLDSASRQVEAEEPRR; translated from the coding sequence ATGGATGCTCTCACGCTCGTTCTTCTCCTGGTCGCGCTCGCGGCCGGCGCCGCCGCGGGGTGGTTCCTCCGCGGATCGCGCGGAGCAGCAGACCTCGCTCGCGCCGAGGCAGAGCTCGCCGCAGCTCGAGACGATCGCGACCGACAGTACGACCTGTATCGGGATGCCGTCGAGCACGCACGGCTCGAGCAGCGCGCCGAAGCCCAGCGGGTGCAGCAGCAGAATGCCGTGCTCACCGCGCTCGCGCCCGTGCGCGAGAGTCTCCAGCAGATGCAGCAGAAGGTCTCGGCGATCGAGCAGGAGCGTCATGCGCAGTTCGGATCGCTCGCGGAGCAGCTCAGGCGCGCGCAGGAGTCCGACGAGGCGTTGCGCTCGACGACCGAGTCGCTCGCCGGAGCACTGCGCTCGACCGCCACGCGAGGGGTCTGGGGTGAGACGCAGCTGCGACGGGTCGTCGAGGCCGCAGGGCTGATCCGACACGTCGACTTCGATCTGCAGTCCAGCATCTCGTCAGACCGGGGTCAGGGACGGCCCGACATGGTGATCCGTCTTGCCGGCGGCACATCGATCGCGGTCGACGCCAAGGTTCCGCTCGATGCCTACCTCGAGGCATCGGCACTGCCGATCGGGGACGCGCATGAGACCCAGCGTCGCTCCCACATGCAGAAGCACGTGAAGGCCGTTCGCGCGCACGTCGACGCACTCGCGAAGAAGGCGTACTGGACGGGCCTCGACGCCAGTCCTGAGTTCGTCATCTGCTTCCTGCCGAGCGAGTCGCTGCTCGCCGCAGCCATCGACGAAGACCCGACGCTGCTGGACTACGCGTTCACGAAGAAGGTGGCGCTCGCTTCCCCAGTGAATCTGTGGGCCGTGCTCAAGACCGTGGCCTACAGCTGGACGCAGCAAGAGGTGTCGACCGAGGCGCGCGCACTGCTGAATCTCGGCACCCAGCTCTACGACCGACTCGGCGTCCTCGCAGGGCACGCCGACGATCTGCGCCGCGCACTCGAACGCACGGTCGACAGCTACAACAGATTCGCGGGTTCGCTCGAGAGCCGTGTGCTCGTGACGGCCAGGCAGTTCCCCGGAATCAGCGCGTCGACGCTCGACTCCGCCCCACCGGCGATCACCGCGCAGACGCGACGCTTCACCTCGGCAGAGCTCATGAGCGGCTCCGGTGCGGAGATCGGCTCCGAGCTCCGCATCCCCCATGCTGCTGACGATGCGTCCGCTGCGCCGGGTACGTCGATCCAGGCCGATGTCGGAGACGTTCGCGGCCGGGTCAGCGACGACGAATCGGCGAACTTGGATTCGGCATCCCGACAGGTCGAGGCGGAAGAGCCCCGCCGCTGA
- a CDS encoding exonuclease domain-containing protein yields MPLDFTAIDFETANSSPASACSVGLVRVRDGRIVATAGWLIRPPAGHDEFQEWNTKIHGIRAHDVIDAATWADQFDRLCAFAGADVLVAHNAGFDLNVLRRASEATGGDCPPYRSLCSLQVARKTYDLESYRLPKAAEAAGFTGFSHHDALADALACAHIIIDATRRHGASDVFSLADALSLRVTEPVLATPERAVA; encoded by the coding sequence GTGCCACTGGATTTCACCGCAATCGACTTCGAGACGGCGAACTCCAGCCCCGCCTCGGCCTGCTCCGTCGGCCTCGTACGGGTGCGCGACGGCAGGATCGTCGCCACCGCCGGATGGTTGATCCGCCCGCCCGCCGGTCACGACGAGTTCCAGGAGTGGAACACCAAGATCCACGGCATCCGCGCCCACGACGTGATCGACGCGGCCACCTGGGCCGATCAGTTCGACCGCCTGTGCGCCTTCGCCGGCGCCGACGTGCTCGTGGCGCACAACGCGGGCTTCGACCTCAATGTGCTCCGCCGGGCGTCCGAGGCCACCGGCGGCGACTGCCCGCCGTATCGCTCGCTGTGCAGCCTGCAGGTGGCTCGCAAGACCTACGACCTCGAGTCGTACCGACTCCCGAAAGCCGCAGAGGCTGCGGGCTTCACCGGCTTCTCGCACCATGACGCGCTTGCGGACGCGCTCGCGTGCGCCCACATCATCATCGACGCCACTCGCCGACACGGCGCGTCTGACGTCTTCTCCCTGGCGGATGCATTGTCGCTGCGAGTGACCGAGCCGGTCCTCGCCACCCCGGAGCGCGCGGTCGCCTGA
- a CDS encoding class I SAM-dependent methyltransferase, with translation MSTDRATSFGAEAANYEAGRPEYPFEAVSWMLDPMPHGSRRIADVGAGTGKLTRVLAQAPDAEVVAVDPDAAMLATLRRSVPGVPTFQGTAERMPLPDASLDAAVLGQAWHWVEPSAASLELGRVVRTGGVLGLIWNIRDERADWVRRLTDIMHSSPAEDMVNGPGSDGPRIEAPFTGIEKQQWEWTRAMNRTQLHQMARSRSYLIAASDDERSEITRQMDELFDELGLDGEGTIDLPYVTHAFRAVRA, from the coding sequence ATGAGTACCGACCGAGCGACATCCTTCGGCGCCGAGGCCGCGAACTACGAGGCGGGAAGACCCGAGTATCCCTTCGAGGCCGTGTCGTGGATGCTCGATCCGATGCCTCACGGCTCCCGTCGCATCGCCGACGTGGGCGCGGGCACCGGAAAGCTCACACGTGTGCTCGCGCAGGCCCCGGATGCCGAGGTCGTCGCCGTGGATCCGGACGCCGCCATGCTCGCGACACTGCGGCGGAGCGTTCCCGGTGTTCCGACTTTCCAGGGAACAGCCGAACGGATGCCGCTGCCCGACGCCAGCCTCGACGCCGCCGTGCTGGGTCAGGCCTGGCACTGGGTCGAGCCGTCTGCGGCGTCCCTCGAACTCGGACGAGTCGTCCGCACCGGGGGAGTGCTGGGGCTGATCTGGAACATCCGCGACGAACGCGCGGACTGGGTGCGCCGTCTCACTGACATCATGCACAGCAGTCCGGCGGAGGACATGGTCAACGGACCCGGCTCCGACGGCCCGCGCATCGAGGCCCCGTTCACGGGGATCGAGAAGCAGCAGTGGGAGTGGACCCGGGCGATGAACCGGACGCAGTTGCATCAGATGGCGCGCTCGCGCAGCTACCTGATCGCGGCGTCGGACGACGAACGCTCAGAGATCACACGGCAGATGGACGAGCTGTTCGACGAGCTCGGACTCGACGGTGAGGGGACGATCGACCTGCCCTACGTGACGCACGCATTCCGCGCCGTGCGAGCCTGA
- the ychF gene encoding redox-regulated ATPase YchF, producing MALTIGIVGLPNVGKSTLFNALTKNDVLAANYPFATIEPNVGVVNLPDPRLDKLAEIFGSERILPAAVSFVDIAGIVRGASEGEGLGNKFLANIREADAIAQVVRGFADDDVVHVDGAVNPASDMETINAELMLADLETVDKAITRYEKEVRGKKIEPVVLETANAAKDALERGVLLSVAGIDLTPIRELGLLTAKPVIFVFNVDEGVLTDDARKAELAALVAPAKAIFLDAKIESELIDLDPEDAAELLASTGQDESGLDQLARIGFDTLGLQTYLTAGPKEARAWTIPKGSKAPQAAGVIHTDFEKGFIKAEIVSFDDLVETGSVVEARSKGKARLEGKDYVMQDGDVVEFRFNN from the coding sequence GTGGCTCTCACTATCGGAATCGTCGGCCTGCCCAATGTCGGCAAGTCCACCCTCTTCAACGCTCTGACCAAGAACGACGTGCTCGCGGCGAACTATCCGTTCGCGACGATCGAGCCGAACGTCGGGGTGGTGAACCTGCCCGATCCTCGTCTCGACAAGCTCGCCGAGATCTTCGGCAGCGAGCGCATCCTGCCCGCCGCGGTGTCGTTCGTCGACATCGCCGGCATCGTGCGCGGCGCGAGCGAGGGAGAGGGACTCGGCAACAAGTTCCTCGCGAACATCCGCGAGGCGGATGCCATCGCCCAGGTCGTGCGCGGGTTCGCGGATGACGATGTCGTGCACGTGGACGGTGCGGTCAATCCGGCATCCGACATGGAGACCATCAACGCCGAGCTCATGCTGGCCGACCTCGAGACCGTCGACAAGGCGATCACGCGGTACGAGAAGGAGGTGCGCGGTAAGAAGATCGAGCCCGTCGTCCTCGAGACCGCCAACGCGGCGAAGGATGCGCTCGAGCGTGGTGTGCTGCTGTCCGTCGCGGGCATCGATCTGACGCCGATCCGCGAGCTCGGACTCCTCACCGCCAAGCCGGTCATCTTCGTCTTCAACGTCGACGAGGGCGTGCTCACCGACGACGCCCGCAAGGCGGAGCTCGCCGCGCTGGTCGCCCCGGCGAAGGCCATCTTCCTCGACGCCAAGATCGAGTCCGAGCTGATCGACCTCGACCCCGAGGATGCCGCAGAGCTGCTCGCGTCGACCGGGCAGGACGAGTCCGGTCTCGACCAGCTCGCCCGCATCGGCTTCGACACTCTCGGACTGCAGACCTACCTCACGGCTGGCCCGAAAGAGGCGCGCGCGTGGACGATCCCCAAGGGATCCAAGGCGCCGCAGGCCGCCGGAGTCATCCACACCGACTTCGAGAAGGGCTTCATCAAGGCTGAGATCGTCTCGTTCGACGACCTCGTCGAGACCGGGTCCGTCGTCGAAGCCCGCTCCAAGGGCAAGGCCCGCCTCGAGGGCAAGGACTACGTCATGCAGGACGGCGACGTCGTGGAGTTCCGTTTCAACAACTGA
- a CDS encoding alpha/beta fold hydrolase: MPTFEVPGAELAVALSDEGGHPVVQLHGLTSSRARDRVLNLDLGRGLSGTRLLRYDARGHGRSTGRKVADDYRWPNLADDLLRLLDHWFPGERVHGVGPSMGAATLLHAASLEPDRFTGLTLMVPPTGWKTRPAQADIYRAAAALIEADGVEAYLAGTRGSTPPPATVSAPETWPDVADALLPSLLRGAALSDLPAPEAVAGIDVPTTILAWVDDPGHPLSTAESLAELLPHATLAVARTPEDVEAWPELLSQDVERRS; the protein is encoded by the coding sequence ATGCCCACCTTCGAGGTACCCGGAGCCGAGCTGGCTGTCGCCCTGAGCGATGAAGGCGGGCACCCCGTCGTCCAGCTGCATGGCCTCACGTCGAGTCGGGCCCGCGACCGGGTGCTCAATCTCGACCTCGGTCGCGGACTGAGCGGAACTCGACTCCTGCGGTACGACGCACGCGGCCATGGCCGTTCGACCGGGCGGAAGGTTGCCGACGACTATCGCTGGCCGAACCTGGCGGATGATCTTCTGCGGTTGCTCGATCATTGGTTCCCCGGCGAGCGCGTCCACGGGGTCGGCCCCTCGATGGGTGCCGCGACCCTTCTGCACGCTGCGTCGCTCGAGCCGGACCGCTTCACGGGACTCACACTCATGGTGCCGCCCACCGGGTGGAAGACCAGACCCGCTCAAGCGGACATCTACCGAGCCGCGGCTGCGCTGATCGAAGCCGATGGTGTGGAGGCGTACCTCGCCGGCACGCGCGGATCGACGCCACCCCCGGCCACCGTCTCGGCACCGGAGACATGGCCCGACGTCGCCGATGCCCTTCTGCCGTCGTTGCTTCGCGGTGCAGCGCTCAGCGACTTGCCCGCCCCTGAGGCGGTCGCAGGGATCGATGTGCCGACGACGATATTGGCCTGGGTGGACGACCCCGGCCACCCGCTGTCGACCGCAGAATCCCTTGCCGAGCTGCTCCCGCACGCGACCCTGGCGGTCGCCCGCACTCCTGAAGATGTCGAAGCCTGGCCCGAGCTCTTGAGTCAGGATGTCGAGCGTCGCAGCTAG
- a CDS encoding GNAT family N-acetyltransferase, whose translation MRLTNVTHLRLPFGRLWGYDVSASALGRPLPVSFDQRLHVGAGDRPGSWMALSFRLPAQTDRESIADAWLAVVARHGTLRSAFARGADGDPTLHEIEISPGSWVEHQVGPGQAVNDALRDILDAECSPYGRPSHRLCVLETAAGLTVVIAADHAHVDMWSMLVIVRDLLSALDAGKTGAKPMSTPRSAPAFVEHTQALLDKDPAPDHVRRRWEAIIADSGGVMPQFPLSLGAPEPHRERVEVRDVFDVDDAAAFAAQARDDGVSTLASAVVAMTAVTREVAGTALRAVFPVHSRFEDDWHDSVGWFITNSVLESELAEPHAAAAAVKEAVQLGAWPLADVLAPWGGMPVAPGMFAISWLDLRRLPVRIDSVGLDAQYVSAATDTDGVMLWFILDESGLHLRCRYPDTAEARTNVGGWLDLLVARMQADARSSVRGRLQVAGRTFRVERATRDDIEAIAALLSDDRFGADRERVELDRYEAGFRAVIRDASNYLGVVRDSADRIVATMQLTVIPGLSRGGSTRLQIEGLRVATAERSRGLGAAMLEWAHEFGRARGATLSQITTDEARDRTRAFYTRLGYQTAHVGLKRNI comes from the coding sequence ATGCGACTGACCAACGTCACGCACCTCCGCCTCCCCTTCGGACGGCTCTGGGGGTACGACGTCAGCGCGTCCGCGCTCGGACGACCCCTGCCCGTGTCGTTCGACCAGCGACTGCATGTCGGGGCGGGTGACCGACCCGGCTCCTGGATGGCTCTGTCGTTCCGGTTGCCCGCGCAGACCGATCGTGAATCGATCGCGGATGCGTGGCTGGCTGTCGTCGCTCGACATGGCACGCTGCGATCGGCCTTCGCACGTGGTGCGGACGGCGATCCGACGCTTCACGAGATCGAGATCAGCCCCGGAAGCTGGGTCGAGCATCAGGTGGGCCCTGGTCAGGCGGTCAATGACGCGCTGCGCGATATCCTCGACGCGGAGTGCTCCCCGTACGGACGTCCGTCCCATCGGCTGTGCGTGCTGGAGACCGCTGCGGGGCTCACGGTCGTGATCGCGGCGGACCACGCGCACGTCGACATGTGGTCGATGCTCGTGATCGTGCGCGATCTGCTGTCCGCGCTGGACGCGGGCAAGACGGGCGCGAAACCGATGTCGACGCCGAGGTCGGCGCCGGCATTCGTCGAACACACGCAGGCGCTGCTGGACAAGGACCCTGCACCGGACCACGTGCGGCGGCGATGGGAAGCGATCATCGCGGACAGCGGCGGTGTGATGCCGCAGTTCCCCCTGTCGCTCGGCGCACCCGAGCCGCATCGCGAGCGCGTGGAAGTGCGCGATGTGTTCGATGTCGACGACGCCGCGGCATTCGCCGCGCAGGCCCGTGACGATGGCGTCTCCACGCTCGCATCTGCGGTGGTCGCGATGACTGCGGTGACGCGCGAAGTCGCGGGTACTGCGCTGCGAGCCGTGTTCCCCGTGCACAGTCGCTTCGAGGACGACTGGCATGACTCGGTCGGCTGGTTCATCACGAATTCCGTCCTCGAATCGGAGCTCGCCGAACCGCACGCTGCGGCAGCGGCCGTCAAGGAAGCAGTGCAACTCGGTGCGTGGCCGCTCGCAGATGTGCTCGCACCGTGGGGTGGGATGCCGGTGGCTCCAGGGATGTTCGCGATCTCGTGGCTGGATCTGCGCAGGCTGCCCGTGCGGATCGACTCCGTGGGGCTCGACGCCCAGTACGTCAGCGCGGCAACCGACACCGACGGCGTCATGCTGTGGTTCATCCTGGACGAGTCCGGTCTGCACCTGAGATGCCGCTATCCCGACACCGCAGAGGCTCGCACCAATGTCGGCGGATGGCTCGACCTACTCGTAGCCAGGATGCAGGCCGACGCGCGGTCCTCGGTGCGGGGACGACTGCAGGTGGCGGGCCGAACCTTCCGTGTCGAGCGGGCGACTCGGGATGACATCGAGGCGATCGCAGCGCTGCTGTCGGACGATCGATTCGGTGCAGACCGTGAGCGTGTCGAACTCGACCGATACGAGGCGGGCTTCCGCGCCGTCATCCGCGACGCATCCAACTACCTGGGGGTCGTCCGGGACAGCGCCGACCGCATCGTCGCCACCATGCAGTTGACCGTCATCCCGGGGCTCTCTCGCGGCGGGTCGACCCGACTGCAGATCGAGGGACTGCGTGTCGCGACGGCGGAGCGATCACGGGGCCTGGGCGCGGCGATGCTGGAGTGGGCGCACGAGTTCGGTCGTGCGCGGGGGGCGACGCTGTCACAGATCACCACAGACGAGGCTCGGGATCGCACCCGCGCGTTCTACACCCGGCTCGGCTACCAGACGGCCCACGTCGGGCTCAAACGGAACATCTAG